Proteins from a genomic interval of Musa acuminata AAA Group cultivar baxijiao chromosome BXJ1-9, Cavendish_Baxijiao_AAA, whole genome shotgun sequence:
- the LOC135580777 gene encoding bZIP transcription factor TRAB1-like, whose translation MNSKSLGVGREDGQAQPPPPPTLLSRQGSIYSLTFDEFQSTRGGLGKDFGSMNMDEFLKNIWTAEESYAMVAALGDGSGGFGAGAGLQRQASLTLPRTLSQKTVDQVWRGLVEPSSSGQGAAASCGGTDFPRQPTLGEITLEEFLVRAGVVREDMAPSPRPPTPIGNKSNNTNIYYGDLPAVNTSVGLELKFNQAPGRSNGNMANVPIAHCSAANLGVTSTVARPFAPPVPLGDSMGLVSPQGMRGGELGGFGHVGMNNRLMTGMVGLSTAGVMGASGSPKNHLSSDEIVKGNGDLSSLSPVPYVFNGGPRERKRNRSLDKVVERRQRRMIKNRESAARSRARKQAYTVELEAEVAKLKELNQELQKKQVEMMEMKKNQVLQVIKRQHGQKKHRLRRTRTGPW comes from the exons ATGAATTCCAAGAGTTTGGGAGTAGGAAGAGAGGATGGACAGGCGCAGCCACCACCGCCGCCGACGCTGCTGTCGCGGCAGGGTTCGATTTACTCGCTGACGTTCGACGAGTTCCAGAGCACGCGCGGGGGGCTTGGCAAGGACTTCGGGTCGATGAACATGGACGAGTTCCTTAAGAACATATGGACCGCGGAGGAGAGCTACGCCATGGTCGCCGCCCTCGGCGACGGCAGCGGTGGCTTTGGTGCCGGGGCCGGCCTCCAGCGGCAGGCCTCGCTCACCTTGCCCAGAACCCTTAGCCAGAAGACTGTCGACCAGGTCTGGCGGGGCCTCGTCGAACCCTCCTCCTCCGGccaaggggcggccgccagctgcGGCGGCACGGACTTCCCGCGGCAACCCACCCTCGGGGAGATTACCCTTGAGGAGTTCTTGGTGCGGGCCGGAGTGGTGCGGGAGGATATGGCTCCGTCGCCGAGACCACCGACGCCGATCGGCAATAAAAGTAACAACACCAATATCTACTATGGAGATTTGCCGGCCGTGAACACTTCGGTTGGGCTGGAACTCAAGTTCAATCAGGCACCGGGTCGAAGCAATGGAAATATGGCAAACGTTCCAATTGCTCACTGTTCAGCTGCTAATTTGGGGGTGACATCCACTGTTGCGAGACCTTTTGCGCCTCCAGTTCCCCTGGGAGATAGCATGGGCTTGGTGAGCCCGCAGGGCATGAGAGGCGGAGAACTTGGCGGCTTTGGCCACGTCGGGATGAACAACAGATTGATGACGGGGATGGTTGGTCTGAGCACAGCTGGAGTCATGGGAGCGTCAGGGTCGCCAAAAAACCATCTGTCTTCAGATGAAATTGTTAAAGGCAACGGGGATCTATCTTCTTTATCACCTGTTCCATATGTGTTTAATGGTGGGCCGAGGGAAAGGAAGCGTAATAGGAGTCTGGATAAAGTTGTGGAAAGGAGGCAGAGGAGGATGATCAAGAACAGGGAGTCAGCTGCTAGATCACGTGCCCGGAAGCAG GCTTATACTGTGGAGTTGGAAGCTGAAGTGGCAAAACTCAAAGAGCTAAACCAAGAATTGCAGAAAAAACAG GTGGAAATGATGGAGATGAAGAAGAATCAG GTCCTCCAGGTGATCAAGCGGCAGCATGGACAAAAGAAACATCGGTTGAGGAGGACACGAACAGGTCCATGGTAA